A genomic region of Pseudoalteromonas piscicida contains the following coding sequences:
- a CDS encoding non-ribosomal peptide synthetase, whose amino-acid sequence MELTSLLNDLHAQQLRVWVSEQNTLALGYEGNVAPTLLTALKAHKAELLALLSAHQICSEAAFLSWPLLKPVPLSNAQARLLYVDKRAPKSCAYHIPMLVELNDPAQQQDIISALAQLLVHHPILTSVIETDAEHFNCRATLQPLAVEYHRAITLTHVQTLVREHIHTPFDLHTQAPFRVCIIELEQRHFMLFLWHHIVFDAWSMRVMLRDLVSLLQGESIKPLSYFDFAKWQQKQEQSAAHSYWQTQLAGAHATQIAPLFATQTHETESLTHYFAFSPQQSQALRALAKSLNTTVYSVLLAHYCYILALHSGETDIVIGAPSDNRDHPQTQEMIGFFVNTLVLRVKLDYRQNFASLVQQVHETVRAAKQYQSYPYDQQVACLSEGKHSPQPSLMFSVQRFASELMDEFALPFSAVDAFTNESLYNPIKCDFRLAFDDSNTNLQGQISLDPNKFDDAFAQQFAHTYQQLLVQQVEHSDVALEQLSTSHTGTTPPATTLKQTPTLSLYQQFLACASAAPDAPALQSNDEVITYQTLAARVQHLIVQLQAQLTHEQSPVVALMFERSPEMIVAILATLGAGAGYLPLNPEQGQARSEFMLQDSGANLLLCHQATLNTAMCFSAITNVQNIDELAQQPAPVFNSAQAHSPCHSSLAYIIYTSGSTGKPKGVMVEQRQVQALVQSATAAYDFNSSEKTLSLAPYFFDASVEPLFLTLLNGACWVIINEASAKSPAMISDTLVNQRVSHLVTVPAFLSAIGTPPQHHALQRVITGGEPCDRNLMEAWTPLLHIEYGPTETTVTATANHQPLQSRYFNNIGAPLAHVDIQIVDANLKALPPFCQGEILIGGASVARGYVNLAEQTASRFINWHGTRMYRTGDQARYLANGEIQFLGRADEQVKIRGYRIELQEIEHLLNLHPQINQACVKVQQNNHLIAYFTGEQTLSHTEIVKWLQPQLPDYMLPSATCWLEQLPVLASGKVDSRSLPSLALVSQTPYRAPRTPLEQQLCALWQTQLEVELVGIDDDFFALGGHSLSAMALVAKMHTSCNVNISLSQFLQSKTIAQLVSQQVSNACKPLPIASTSQSLDEIIVPAQQQAMLTSEQLATQSGAFHIPLQLKCPSELQQQALRHAIYQLVERHAILRTRYTQQQQGRWAYKDEQGVPTCETLINTPHSEFIAQTFDLENDAPLRLGLYHQDDEFGVLLVFHHIAFDGWSTQVLLDELNTLLSGHTLTPTSLQFRDYAYWQSTQQYDEAAAFWQQHLIDIDVTPWPTDEPRQALFDHQGETFPFTLSATLTAELRGLAKSHQVSMYNLLLCAFQLALCAWDSRESIVVGSPTDNRDSAFKDTLGYFVNTLPMPLRVDLNKSFSDYLRQSQTLLLAAKSHQQLPLESIAAQLGLIREVGVSPLFQVFFTFDQFSLPTAQYQHFEVASGTAQQNQYHPAKFDWNLVIKDMPDQLIGQLIVARSRYHSSRCQQFVHFFCRYLENLCQYNEKPLLQCPLVSTENLQQVISETRLSQPNDAFLVQFAKTVAAYPERTALSFAEQTVSYRELDLFSDHLAAQLVATNDEGSPVALYFDKGIEAPIAMLAALKAGMPFVSLSANHPVARRQEIMAKAQAKLLLSRTPLSWNALPTLTFDVQTLQQTTQLLPYSANNHATDKLAYLIFTSGTTGEPKGAMLSYQGLANLCTEKRNTHKLEGNTQVVTSQYAEYVFDACICEIFPALAAGAKLEIIPEPIRKDPQQLCRYLKAKQVNVAFIPTVFINQFPKWIADINLTVLYAGGSRLDPVSHKLAEHHFNEYGLSETSVTATLSEVHPNTPITIGKPIRNTRCYVLDPFMRILPDGALGELYIAGDCVGLGYWQSPKQTAKHYIDYHLRCDNNHFSDEKLYRSGDLVRKNQQGEFEFVARADKQWDLHGHRVEPGEIEYKLKAHPDVDHAVAHLHLSETGKVLLGYVVLNANTECDVNDLRQWLNQQLPSYMQLAAISQIDALPMTVNGKLDTTQLIIPTLQDSITYIAPETELQQQLANAWQQVLEISEIGLQHDFFALGGSSIQAAQVTALCSQALGNEIAVATLLTYPQLDAFATQVEQQLNALASSEDCEFEMEL is encoded by the coding sequence ATGGAGTTAACATCTTTACTAAACGACCTTCACGCGCAGCAGTTGCGCGTGTGGGTGTCTGAGCAAAATACCTTGGCACTGGGATATGAGGGTAACGTAGCGCCAACTTTGCTCACGGCACTCAAAGCGCATAAAGCTGAATTATTGGCGCTACTAAGCGCCCACCAGATCTGCTCCGAAGCAGCCTTTTTAAGTTGGCCATTATTAAAACCAGTGCCGCTTTCCAATGCCCAGGCAAGGTTGCTGTATGTAGACAAACGTGCACCAAAGTCTTGTGCTTATCATATTCCAATGCTGGTTGAGCTGAATGATCCAGCGCAGCAACAAGACATAATCTCGGCACTAGCACAGCTGCTTGTCCATCACCCTATCCTAACGAGTGTGATTGAAACCGATGCTGAGCATTTTAACTGCCGAGCAACCTTACAACCTCTTGCGGTCGAGTATCACCGAGCAATCACTTTGACTCATGTACAAACACTGGTAAGAGAGCACATTCACACGCCGTTTGATCTCCATACTCAAGCTCCCTTTAGAGTCTGTATTATTGAGCTTGAGCAAAGGCATTTTATGCTTTTCCTTTGGCATCATATCGTCTTTGATGCTTGGTCAATGCGAGTCATGTTGCGCGATCTGGTTAGCTTGCTACAAGGAGAAAGCATTAAGCCATTAAGTTATTTTGACTTTGCCAAGTGGCAACAAAAGCAAGAACAAAGCGCTGCACACAGTTATTGGCAAACGCAACTTGCAGGCGCTCATGCCACACAAATTGCACCGCTGTTCGCTACACAAACACACGAAACCGAATCGCTCACGCACTATTTTGCATTTTCACCACAGCAAAGTCAGGCATTGCGTGCCCTAGCAAAATCATTAAATACCACAGTGTACAGCGTGTTGCTTGCCCATTACTGTTATATTTTGGCACTGCATAGCGGTGAAACAGACATCGTGATTGGTGCGCCATCGGATAATCGAGATCACCCGCAAACGCAAGAAATGATTGGCTTTTTTGTCAACACCTTAGTGCTTAGAGTGAAGCTAGATTATCGCCAAAATTTTGCCAGCCTCGTGCAGCAAGTTCATGAGACCGTGCGCGCCGCAAAACAATACCAAAGTTATCCTTATGATCAACAAGTTGCCTGTTTGAGTGAGGGCAAACACTCACCTCAGCCAAGCCTGATGTTTAGTGTACAGAGATTTGCCAGCGAGCTGATGGACGAGTTTGCGTTACCATTTTCAGCAGTTGATGCTTTTACCAACGAGTCTTTATATAACCCGATTAAATGTGATTTCCGTCTGGCATTTGATGATAGCAATACAAATTTGCAAGGACAGATAAGTCTTGATCCCAATAAGTTTGATGATGCATTTGCACAGCAATTTGCCCACACCTATCAGCAATTATTGGTACAGCAGGTAGAGCACAGCGACGTCGCTCTTGAGCAATTATCAACTTCTCACACTGGTACAACACCACCAGCGACCACCCTTAAGCAAACTCCAACCCTATCGCTATATCAACAATTTTTAGCCTGCGCCTCAGCAGCTCCAGATGCACCAGCATTACAAAGCAACGATGAGGTTATTACTTACCAAACACTCGCTGCGCGTGTTCAGCACCTGATTGTGCAACTCCAAGCACAGTTAACCCACGAGCAAAGCCCTGTGGTCGCGCTGATGTTTGAGCGCAGTCCAGAGATGATAGTCGCCATATTAGCAACACTTGGAGCGGGTGCTGGATATCTACCGCTCAATCCAGAGCAAGGCCAAGCACGTAGTGAGTTTATGTTGCAAGACAGTGGTGCCAACCTGCTACTTTGTCATCAAGCAACCTTGAATACGGCTATGTGTTTTAGCGCAATCACAAATGTGCAAAACATTGACGAGTTAGCACAACAACCAGCTCCTGTTTTCAATTCAGCTCAAGCACACTCACCGTGCCATTCATCACTTGCATATATTATTTATACTTCTGGAAGTACCGGCAAACCAAAAGGCGTTATGGTAGAACAGCGGCAAGTTCAGGCTTTGGTTCAAAGCGCAACTGCGGCTTACGATTTTAACTCAAGTGAAAAAACACTGAGTCTGGCTCCATACTTTTTCGACGCGTCCGTAGAGCCACTCTTTTTAACGCTGCTCAACGGTGCGTGCTGGGTGATCATAAATGAGGCAAGTGCAAAGTCGCCAGCTATGATAAGCGATACGCTCGTTAACCAACGGGTCAGTCACTTAGTTACAGTTCCGGCATTTTTAAGTGCCATCGGCACGCCGCCCCAGCATCATGCACTACAGCGTGTGATCACCGGTGGCGAGCCTTGTGACCGCAATCTCATGGAGGCATGGACGCCTCTTCTTCATATTGAATATGGTCCGACCGAAACCACGGTAACCGCAACAGCAAACCACCAGCCGCTACAATCACGCTATTTCAATAATATTGGCGCACCGCTGGCTCATGTTGATATTCAGATCGTTGATGCCAACCTCAAGGCGCTGCCACCCTTTTGTCAAGGAGAGATCCTGATTGGTGGCGCGAGTGTCGCACGAGGCTATGTTAACCTTGCAGAGCAGACGGCATCGCGCTTTATTAACTGGCACGGAACACGTATGTATCGCACGGGCGATCAGGCGCGGTATCTGGCAAACGGCGAGATCCAATTTTTAGGACGTGCCGATGAGCAGGTAAAAATTCGTGGCTATCGCATCGAGCTACAAGAAATAGAACACTTACTTAACCTGCACCCGCAAATCAACCAAGCTTGCGTCAAAGTACAGCAAAACAACCATCTCATTGCTTATTTCACTGGTGAGCAAACCCTCTCTCACACCGAGATTGTGAAGTGGCTACAACCACAATTACCAGATTATATGCTGCCAAGTGCCACGTGTTGGCTCGAACAATTGCCTGTGCTCGCCTCTGGTAAAGTGGACAGCCGCAGCTTACCAAGCCTCGCACTAGTATCACAGACACCATACCGAGCACCACGCACGCCATTAGAGCAGCAGCTTTGTGCTCTATGGCAGACGCAGCTTGAGGTTGAGCTCGTAGGTATTGATGATGACTTTTTTGCCTTGGGCGGCCATTCTCTAAGTGCAATGGCATTGGTCGCTAAAATGCACACTAGCTGTAACGTTAACATTAGTTTGAGTCAGTTTTTGCAAAGCAAAACGATAGCGCAACTGGTATCACAGCAAGTTAGCAACGCCTGCAAGCCTTTACCGATCGCATCAACATCGCAATCACTTGATGAAATCATCGTGCCCGCGCAGCAGCAAGCGATGCTCACCAGCGAGCAATTAGCAACACAATCTGGCGCTTTTCATATCCCCTTACAGCTTAAATGCCCAAGTGAGCTACAACAGCAAGCCTTACGACACGCAATCTATCAACTGGTTGAGCGTCATGCTATTTTGCGCACCCGCTATACTCAACAGCAACAAGGTCGCTGGGCATATAAAGATGAGCAAGGCGTGCCAACATGCGAAACTCTAATAAACACGCCGCATAGTGAATTTATCGCTCAGACATTTGACCTTGAAAATGATGCGCCGCTGCGGCTCGGACTGTATCACCAAGATGATGAATTTGGCGTGTTACTGGTATTTCATCACATAGCCTTCGACGGCTGGTCTACACAAGTATTGTTGGATGAGCTGAACACGCTGCTATCGGGACACACGCTTACCCCAACCTCACTGCAATTTCGCGACTATGCATATTGGCAATCAACACAACAATACGACGAAGCCGCAGCATTTTGGCAGCAACACTTGATTGATATTGATGTCACCCCATGGCCAACCGATGAGCCAAGACAGGCTTTGTTTGATCATCAAGGTGAAACATTCCCCTTTACCCTCTCAGCAACACTAACTGCTGAGTTAAGGGGGCTGGCAAAATCACATCAGGTATCTATGTACAACTTACTACTGTGTGCTTTTCAGCTCGCATTATGTGCTTGGGATAGTCGTGAAAGTATTGTCGTTGGCTCCCCCACTGATAACCGCGACTCGGCATTTAAAGATACACTCGGTTACTTTGTTAATACCTTACCGATGCCGCTGCGTGTCGACTTAAATAAGAGTTTTTCTGACTACCTAAGACAAAGCCAAACGCTGTTACTTGCGGCAAAATCTCACCAACAATTGCCATTAGAGTCAATTGCCGCGCAACTTGGGTTGATCCGAGAGGTGGGTGTATCGCCACTGTTCCAAGTGTTTTTTACCTTTGATCAGTTCTCACTACCAACAGCGCAATATCAACATTTTGAAGTCGCCAGCGGCACCGCCCAGCAAAACCAATATCACCCAGCCAAGTTTGACTGGAATTTGGTGATTAAAGATATGCCAGACCAACTGATTGGTCAGCTTATTGTTGCTCGCAGTCGTTATCACTCTTCCCGCTGCCAACAATTTGTGCACTTTTTCTGCCGTTATCTTGAAAATCTCTGTCAGTACAACGAGAAGCCTTTACTGCAATGTCCTTTAGTTAGTACTGAGAATCTACAGCAAGTCATCTCAGAAACTCGATTATCACAACCAAATGACGCTTTTTTAGTGCAATTTGCGAAGACAGTAGCAGCGTATCCAGAACGCACTGCATTAAGCTTCGCAGAGCAAACCGTGAGTTACCGCGAGCTCGACTTGTTTTCTGATCACTTAGCAGCACAGTTGGTTGCGACCAATGACGAAGGCTCGCCAGTTGCACTTTATTTTGATAAAGGTATAGAAGCCCCCATAGCAATGCTAGCGGCGCTAAAAGCGGGCATGCCCTTTGTCTCACTCTCAGCCAATCATCCAGTTGCTCGTCGCCAAGAGATTATGGCAAAAGCGCAGGCAAAACTGCTCCTTAGTCGCACACCACTCAGCTGGAATGCGTTGCCAACACTGACCTTTGATGTACAGACACTACAGCAAACTACTCAACTACTGCCATATTCAGCCAACAATCATGCGACAGACAAACTGGCTTACCTCATTTTTACTTCGGGGACGACGGGAGAACCAAAAGGGGCGATGCTGTCTTACCAAGGCCTTGCTAACCTCTGCACCGAGAAGCGCAACACCCATAAATTAGAGGGAAATACTCAGGTAGTCACCAGTCAATATGCTGAATATGTTTTTGATGCCTGTATTTGCGAAATATTCCCAGCCCTAGCAGCCGGCGCCAAACTGGAAATCATTCCAGAGCCAATACGCAAAGATCCACAACAGCTGTGCCGCTATCTCAAAGCTAAGCAGGTCAATGTTGCGTTTATTCCTACGGTATTTATCAATCAGTTTCCAAAGTGGATTGCGGATATTAACCTAACCGTATTGTATGCCGGTGGTTCTCGTTTAGACCCAGTCAGCCACAAGTTGGCAGAGCATCATTTCAATGAATATGGATTAAGTGAAACAAGTGTCACCGCAACACTTAGTGAAGTACACCCCAATACACCTATCACTATTGGTAAGCCTATTCGTAACACTCGATGCTACGTGTTGGACCCTTTTATGCGGATTTTACCGGACGGCGCGCTGGGTGAGCTATACATCGCCGGTGATTGCGTCGGTTTGGGCTATTGGCAGTCACCAAAGCAAACGGCAAAACACTATATTGACTATCACCTTCGCTGTGACAACAACCACTTTTCTGACGAAAAGCTCTACCGCAGCGGAGACTTAGTGCGTAAAAATCAGCAAGGTGAATTCGAGTTTGTTGCCAGAGCTGACAAACAGTGGGATTTACATGGTCACCGCGTCGAGCCAGGCGAAATCGAGTATAAACTCAAAGCGCACCCAGATGTTGACCATGCCGTTGCACACTTACATTTAAGTGAAACAGGCAAAGTGCTGTTGGGTTATGTCGTACTTAACGCCAACACTGAGTGTGATGTAAACGACCTTCGCCAATGGTTGAATCAACAGCTCCCAAGCTATATGCAGCTCGCTGCGATATCACAGATTGACGCACTTCCAATGACAGTAAATGGCAAACTTGATACCACACAGCTCATCATTCCAACGCTGCAAGATAGTATTACCTATATCGCGCCAGAGACGGAACTACAACAACAACTCGCCAATGCTTGGCAACAAGTACTTGAAATCTCTGAGATTGGCCTACAACACGAC